ATTCCCTTTCTCTTTTTGGAAGATGTGAGAAAGTAATTTAAACTGCCGAATTTTTCTTTCAAATACTTTATATTTGATGATATGTCTTTTTGGGTGCTTTTATCGGTTTTTGTAAAAACGACACTAAATGGTCTTTTGTAAAACTTAAGCCACTCAATAAACATCACATCGCTATCCATCGGTTTATGACGCGAATCAATTAAAACAAACACATGATAAAGAAGGTTTGAGTTTTTCAGATAATCTTCAATCGTTATTCTCCATCTGTTTCTCATCTCTTTAGACCTTCTTGCATAACCATAGCCCGGCAAATCAATAAAATAAAATCTCTCATTTACTTCAATAGCATTTATCAGTATGGTTTTGCCGGGATTTTTGCTCACATAGACTATTTTTCTTCTTAATAAAGCATTTATCAAAGAAGATTTACCAACATTACTTCTGCCTGCAAATGCAAACTGCGGAAGACTAAGCAAACGGGCAGCTGACTCGAAGCTGCCCTTGAATTCAGCCTTTTTAAAAGCTAAACAACCCTTAGGCTCACTTCGTTCTTCTTCGTGTCCAGAATCACCAATGTTCTTCTGTTCGTCAAGCATCCACACAACTCTCCCGGGTTGATAATATACCCTTTTTCAGTCTCTCTTAAATCTATCCTATGAAGATGGCCATAAAGCACATAGTTATACTCTCTTGCAAGCTTATCTATACCAAACGGCTCATGCATCAGAATAAACTCTTTGCCGTCAAGCTCAATCTCAAACGGCGGCTTATGCAATTTCCCTTCACTCTTTTGCTGCAAAAATAACACTTCGCCGTCATTGTTGCCAAATACACCGATAAATTTACTATTCAACTTATCAAAATAGTCGAAACAAAATGGAGACACAATATCACCAAGATGGATAGTTAAGTCAACACTCTCTTTATTCAATAAATCAACGACGAGCTTTATTGCTTCAATATTATCATGAGAGTCAGAGATTATTCCTATTCTCATATTTCAACTTCACCCACAGCCTTTGCTATTAAATCACCCATCTGCTGGGTATTTACCTTTCTTGTGCCTTCACTGTAAATATCCGGAGTTCTATAACCCATCTTTAAAATCATATCAACTGCCTTCTCTATTGCTTCGGCTTCCTTGTCAAGTTTAAATCCATACTTCAACATCATAGCAGCAGACTCAATCTGCGCAATTGGGTTTGCTATGCCAAGGCCGGCAATGTCAGGCGCAGAACCATGAATCGGCTCAAACATACCTACTTCTCCACCAATTGAAGCAGAAGGCAACATTCCGATTGAACCGGTTAACATGCTCGCTTCATCAGACAGGATATCGCCAAAAATATTACCCGTCACGATAACATCAAACTGCTTCGGGTCCCTAACAAGCTGCATAGCCGCATTATCAACAAGCAGATGATTATACTCAACATCGGGATAATCCTTCGCCACTTTTTCAACAACATCACGCCACAATTGAGAAACATCAAGCACATTCGCCTTATCAACACTTGTTAACTTCTTTCTTCTCTGTCTTGCAAGCTCAAATGCAAGCCTTACGATACGCTCTATCTCTGGCTCAGTATAAATCATCGTATTTATGCCTTTTTTTACGCCATTCTCTTCAACAATGCCTTTGGGCTGACCAAAATAGATTCCACCGGTTAGCTCTCTGACAACGAGTATATCGATACCCTTTATCACTTCTGGCTTTAGTGTGCTTGCATCGACAAGTTCATCAAATACTTTAGCTGGTCTTAAATTGGCAAAAGCGTTAAGTGTTTTTCTTATCTTCAACATTCCCGTCTCTGGCCTTTTCTCTCGTGGCAGATTATCCCATTTAGGCCCGCCAACAGCACCAAAAAACAGAGCATCGCATTTTAAAATCTTCTCAACTTCGCTATCAGGTAATGGGTCTTCAAACTTGTCAACTGCACATCCACCAATATAAACCTTCTCATACTCAAACTCATGCCCAAATCTGCTTCCGACTTCATCTAAAACCTTCAAACCTTCTGCAACAACTTCAGGCCCTATTCCATCGCCTTCTGCAACAGCTATTTTAAACTTAGCCATATCTCACCTCATACATTTAATAGTTTCTTTGCATAACCAAAAAGACCGCCGCTTTCTATCAACTGCTGCATAAATTCGGGTATTACACTCGATTTAAAAATCTTGCCGTTTTTCAAAACAACAATCTCGCCTTTTTGCGTATCAACTTCTATCTCATCGCCCTTTTCAAGCTCGTCTGAAACATCAGACTCAAGTATGGGCAACCCTATATTAAACGCATTTCTATAAAAAATCCTTGAAAAAGACTTAGCAATCACACACGCAACACCGCTTGCTTTTATGGCTATTGGTGCATGCTCCCTGCTTGAGCCCGAACCAAAGTTATAACCAGCAACAATTATATCACCTTCTTTTACCTGTTCTGCAAAGTTCTCATCTATATCTTCCATGCAGTGTTTTGCAAGCTCTTTCGGGTCTGAAGTATTCAGATACCTTGCAGGTATAATAACATCTGTATCAACATTATCGGGATATACCCAAACTCTTCCTTTTATTCTCATTTTATTACCTCATCTGGATGAATTATTTTGCCAGCTACAGCACTTGCAGCAGCAACAGCAGGCGAACTTAAATAGACATAGGCTTTTTTAGAGCCCATTCTTCCGACAAAGTTTCTGTTTGATGTTGATATACAGACTTCACCGTCAGCAAGAATACCCATATAGCCGCCAAGACACGGCCCACATGTCGGTGTTGAGATAACAGCACCAGCTTCAAGAAAAATATCAAACAAACCTTCTTTTAATGCCTGCTTATATACTTCAACTGTCGCAGGAATAATGATAAGTCTCACATATTTTGCAACTTTATTGCCCTTTAAAACCTTAGCCGCTTCTCTTAAATCGGAGATCCTGCCGTTTGTGCAGCTGCCGATAAACGCCTGGTCTATCTTTATATCTTCCTTTATCTCGCTTATGCCCTTTGTGTTTGACGGCAGATGCGGAAAAGCAACCTGCGGCTCTATATTTGAAACATCTATCTCGATTATATCGCTGTATTCTGCATCATCATCACTTTTTAGAATCTCATACTCACTTCTGTCGATATCTCTTTCTTTCAGATACTCAATCGTTATATCATCAGGCTCAATGATGCCGTTTTTTGCTCCAGCTTCAACAGCCATATTGCACATTGTAAGCCTATCTTCCATAGATAATTCTTTTATCGCATCTCCTGTAAACTCCATTGATTTATATAAAGCTCCTGCAACGCCGATTTTACCTATCGTATAAAGAATCAAATCCTTGCCGTATACCCATTTATTGCGTTTACCTTTATAGATGAATTTAATAGACTCAGGCACCCTAAACCAGCTTTTGCCTGTTGCAAAGGCAAAACCAACATCCGTTGAGCCCATACCAGTTGCAAAAGCACCCAAAGCACCATGTGTGCAGGTATGAGAATCAGCACCGACAACAAGCATGCCAGGTTTAATATAGCCCTGCTCAGGCAGAAGTGCATGCTCTATCCCGACTTCTCCTGTCTCCCAATACAACGGTAAATCCTTTTCTCTAACAAAATCACGCATTATTTTGCACTGATTTGCAGAATTGATATCCTTATTCGGTGTAAAATGGTCTGGAATTAAAGCAACTTTATTTTTATCAAACACATCAACGCCAAGTCTTTTAACAAAATCTATGGCAATAGGTGCTGTTATATCGTTTGCAAAAGCCAAATCAACATCAGCCAAAACAATCTCGCCAGCTTTTAGAAAATCCCTATTGCTCTTTTTAGCCAATATCTTCTGAGAAATGGTCATTCCCGCCATAAAAACCACTCCTTACACATTGAATATCGATACACTATCGACAAGCTCTTTGATATGGTCGTTTAAAGCTTCAACATTATCCTTTAAGGATGCAACAGCTTCGACAAGTTTTTTGGACTCATCTGAGTTAAATTGAATCTTCTCAATCATATCTGTTGAACTCTTCTCTATTGCTTTAATTGCATCTGCTATATCGCCTGTTGCTTTTTGTGATTTTTCAGCTAAGCTTCTAACTTCATCTGCAACAACAGCAAAGCCACGGCCGGCTTCTCCAGCTCGTGCTGCTTCAATTGCAGCATTTAAGGCGAGCAAGTTTGTCTGGTCTGCTATATCTCTAATCAATCCAACAATGCCTTCTATATTCTTGGTTGCTTCACCTAACTGTTTTGCCAACTCAACAAGCTCGCTCTGTGATTTTTGGAAAACATTCTCATTCCAGTCTGCAACCTGCTGCACTCCTTCTGCTGTTTTGTATGATATGTCATTTGCAACTTCGGCAGAGTCCTTTATGCCTTTAACAACAACTCTTAGATTCTCTATAATTGAGTTGATTGGACCTTCCAAATCTTTAAGCTGATTGTCTTCTGGTATCTCAATCGTGTCAGACACATCGCCTTCTGCAACCCTGTTTAGAATATCCCTTATTATCTCTATATTCTGCTCAAGATACCTTCTCCTCTCTTCGAGCTCCTCCCTTAAATCTCTCATTATAACATAAACATATATAACCTGTCCGTTTTCAACAATCGGCATTGCATTAACAAAAACAGGAATCTTTTCACCACCTCTATGCATTATGGTTGCTTCACCAACAACAACTTTCTTTTCATTTAAACTTTTAATAACAAGTTTACAAACACTGCATTCTGGTGGATTCTCAGGCCAAAGTACCTTAGCAGCAGAATCAATATTAAATAACTCGTTATAGCTCCAACCTGTTATCTCTTCGAAAGCCTTATTGAAATACAAAAACCTTCTCTCAGGGCTGACAGCAAAAATTATAAAAAAGTTTTCTCTAAAAAATCGCCAACAATAGACATCTGTGGAATAAATCTTGCAAAGCTTCTCAACCCTTTCTACAAAGTCGCCTTCTTTTAGTAATTTTTTATCTTCTTCAGAAAGCTCCTTAGCCTTATCAGACAAAACTTCATTAACTAACCTCTCTATTACCTCAGATTTCATCTGATGATTCTCAATCTTCTCCCTTTTCTTAGAGAAAAACATAACTCCTCCCCCTTTATTTAACAACAAAAACTTTCTCTTTTAACAGTTTGTTATTTTTATCAAAAATTTCAAGTTTCCATACACCTTTCATCGAAGGATAAATAGTTTTATAAGACCAAGTTCTAAATCTGTTATAAGGTTTAACAGGAAGTTTTATATCAAAGTGCCTATCGTTAAGCACCCATCTCATAACTATATAAGTGGAGTTTTTTACATTTTTAAGTTCAACAAGACACCAAATTCTTTTTGCTCCTCTAAACTCATCAGAAGGATTCACTACTTTTCTATTTTTAACCCCAGTTCCACAAATTATATTACCAACAGACATAGAATAAGTCTTAAAACTACCCATAATAACAGTTGCAAAAAACATCAAGATGATAAATTTAAACACTTTTCTCAACATTGCAACACTCCTTGGAAATAATTTTTTAATTCTTAAGAAAATTTATATAAAAAATTAAATAAAAAATCCACCTTCTTTAACTTCTAACTACTCAAATTATTCTCTGCTTACTCTCAAAAATCACTATATATATTATCCATTAAAGTCTTTCGAATTTACCGCTTTTGCCACCTTCTTTGTAAATAAGACGAATGTTCTTTATCTCTATAGCCCTGTCAATGGCTTTACACATATCGTATATAGTTAAAGCTGCAATACTCACAGCTGTCATTGCTTCCATCTCAACGCCCGTTTTGTGGGTTATCTTGACTTCTGAGAATATCTTTATAGTGCAGTTCTCATCATCCATCTCAAAGTTTATATCAACACCTTCAAGATTCAAAGGGTGGCACATTGGTATAAGATATGGAGTCTGTTTTGCTCCCATTATTCCGCCAACTTGAGCCACAGCCAGAACATCACCCTTTTTCACCTTTCCTTCTTTTACGGCACTATAGGCTTCCTTAGAGAGCTTCACTTCACCATAAGCCTTAGCTATACGCAGAGTATAGTCCTTAGCCGAAACATCAACCATCTTTGCTCTTTTCTGTTCATTAAAGTGCGTAAATTCCATTTTATCCTCCCACTGCTGCCATGCTTGAGTGTATGCCTTCCTTTAAAAGTGCATGCTCCTTTGGTTTTATCTCAACCGCATACTTTATAAGCTTGCTTATTTTTATCTCATTTTCTTCTTTTAAGGCTTCCCTTACTCCAACCCTATCTGGATGACCAAGACACGGCAGAATAAAACCGTCGCTCGTTAATCTTATTCTATTGCAAACAGAACAAAAAGCACTCGACAAAGGCGTAATAAAACCCACAAAACCACCGTCTATTTTGAAATAATCTGACGGACCGTTGGTTTTCTTATCGGAATGCTCAAGTTCATATTTGTCCTTTATAATACGCTTTATCTCACTAATGCTTATAAAATACCTTCTCCAATCCTTGACTATATCAGTTGGCATAAACTCAATAAATCGAATATCACACTTCACCTTCAAAGCAAACTCAACAAGGTCTAATATCTCATCATCATTTACACCTTTCATAACGACGGTGTTTATCTTTGTGTCTTTAAAACCCGCATCTTCAATTGCTTCAAAACCATCAAGCACATCCCTTAAATCACCCATTCGTGTTATAAACTTAAACCTTTCAGCTTTTAGCGTATCAAGACTAACAGTAATCCTATCAAGGCCAGCTTCTTTTAACGATTTTGCATATTTTTTAAGCAAACTGCCGTTTGTTGTTAAAGATATCTCTTCAATCCCATCTATGCTTTTTAGCATCTCAATAAGATTTTCTACACCCTTTCTTACGAGCGGCTCACCACCTGTAAGCTTTATCTTTCTTATACCCAATCCTGCAGCCACTTTAACAAAAAGAGCTATCTCTTCATAGCTTAAAATCTCACTCATAGGCTTCCACTCTATGCCTTCCTTTGGCATGCAATAAATACACCTAAAATTACACCTATCCGTAACAGAAATACGCAAATAATTTATCTTTCTACCGAATTTATCAATCAGTTCTGCCATATTTTCAACATCCTTTCAAAGTGTTCTTTATCATTTGCAAGCACATCCCTTACACTAACAAAACCGTAAGCCTTTATATCCTTAATCAGATGAATATTCTCAAGTGATATACCACCAATAAGAAAAGCTGGATATCTGCTTATCTCAACCATTTTCTTAGCCAAATCAATACCCAATGTGGGATGCGGATTTTTCTTTGTTGTAGTTTCAAATACTGGTCCAACACCTATATAATCGCAACAGTCAGCATTTTCTACATCTTCAATACTATGCGCACTTAAACCTATAATAAAGCCTTCAGGCACTATCCTTCTAACTTCGCATACAGGTAAATCCTTATCACCTAAATGAACACCGTCAGCTTCAACAGTCAAGGCAAGGTCAACCCTATCGTCAACAATAAAAACAACGCCTTCTGACTTTGTCATCTCTCTTATCTTTTTTGCTTCATAGAACATCTCTCTATCGCTTTTGCCTTTGCACCTATACTGAATAATCTTAACACCAAACTCTATAAGCTTTTTTGCAGATTCAATACAGCCAAATCTATCGTCAACTATTCCATAAAACCCTTTTGGCAAATCCATTTAGCAGCTCCTAAAATATCATCAAAAATCAGTTTAGCCTTTGTTGAATCCTTATACTTCTTACCATAACCGGTAAGCACCAAAATAGGTGTTATATTAGCATTTATACCAAGTTCTATATCGCTTTCCTTATCGCCAATCACAAAAGACTTGCTTCTGTCTATTTCAAACCTTTCAACTGCTTCATCAACAAGCGCTGTTTTCGGCTTTCTACATGAGCAGTTATCTTCCGGTTTATGCGGACAGTAATAAAACGCATCAATCAAACCGTCAAGCATCTCATTTAAAACAGCATTAGCCTTATCAACAAACTCTTTTGTAAAATATCCGCGACCTATGCCAGACTGGTTTGAAACAACAACAAGCAGATAACCATCGTCCTTCAAAAGCTTAAGCGCTTCTTTGACACCTTTTATTAATTTAATATCTTCTATTCTGCTTAAATAATTCACATCTTCTATGATTGTGCCGTCTCTGTCTAAAAATACAGCTTTGTTCATTTTCTAAACACCCCTACTCAGGTTTTCAATGATAATACAAATTCAAGAAAAATGAAACAAGTTTAACCTTATTCTTTTGCTTAATCTTCACTTATATGTTAAAATTTTTGTATGAAACACCCAAAACTCACCCAACCACACGATACATTCTTCAAAAAACTATTCAGCAATGAGAAAAATGTAAGGGATTTTCTTCTCTCTTTTTTGCCAGAAAAACTCAAGCAATCGCTTGACCTAAACTCAATAAAGGTTATAGACACAGAGAAGATTTCAAAGAAGTATAAAAGGCATCATATTGATCTGATTGTCGAATGCAAAACAAGAGAAGAAGATAAAAAAGCTCAAATTTACATACTCTTTGAACACAAATCATATCCAGATAAGTTTACTCTCATTCAAATACTCTCATACATGATGACTATCTGGGAGAAGAACATAGAAAACAAAGAAGAGCTTACTCCTATTATTCCCTTTATCTTCTATCATGGAAAGAGAAAGTTTGATCTGGCTGAGAATTTCTCTGATTACTTTTCAGTAAAAGATAAAAACATAAAAGAGTATCTATTAAACTTCAAAAGCATAATCTTCGATACAAACAGAATAGATGACAAAACACTCACAGAGAAGATAGACAATTTAAATCTCCTTGCTGCCCTTTTAAGTTTTAAACACATATTTGATGACATAGAAGAACTCAAACCTATATTCAAAACACTGATAAGTTTCGGAGAAAATGGACTTCTTCTGTTTTTGGAGTATATTGTAATTAGCAGATCTGTTGATGAAGAAAAACTAAAAGAAGCACTCAAAGAGATTGGAGGTGATAAAGTGCCAACACTTGCACAGAAATGGTTTGAAGAAGGATTAGAAGAAGGCAAATATATAGGCTGGCAGGAAGGTGAAGTTGAAGGATTGAAAAAGGGATTACTCGAAGCAATAAAGATAGGCTTGCAGCTTAAATTTGGCAATAACAGTCTCACTCTGTTTGAGTCAGTAAAAGCAATCAAAGATATTGAAAAACTTAAACTCATAAAGGATGCAATTATTGATGCAAAGAGTGTTGATGAGATAGAGAAGCTTTTACCAAAAGACTAAAGCAGCATCTAAAACACATAAGTGTTTTACTTCCACCTGTTATGCATCCAGAAGTATTTATGCGGTTCTTTCTTTATCCACTCTTCAAATCTTCTATATACTCTATCCATAACATCCTGCACAGCTTCCATCTTGGGCTTGTTATCATCACACATTATAGGCTCTTCTATCACCGCTGTAAATACTCCGTCTTCTTCCTTTAAATATGCAGGCAGAATAGGAACCTTAAGTCTGCATG
This genomic stretch from Hippea alviniae EP5-r harbors:
- the yihA gene encoding ribosome biogenesis GTP-binding protein YihA/YsxC; the protein is MLDEQKNIGDSGHEEERSEPKGCLAFKKAEFKGSFESAARLLSLPQFAFAGRSNVGKSSLINALLRRKIVYVSKNPGKTILINAIEVNERFYFIDLPGYGYARRSKEMRNRWRITIEDYLKNSNLLYHVFVLIDSRHKPMDSDVMFIEWLKFYKRPFSVVFTKTDKSTQKDISSNIKYLKEKFGSLNYFLTSSKKRKGIDKLCDFIMELSESFPVNKPT
- a CDS encoding metallophosphoesterase — translated: MRIGIISDSHDNIEAIKLVVDLLNKESVDLTIHLGDIVSPFCFDYFDKLNSKFIGVFGNNDGEVLFLQQKSEGKLHKPPFEIELDGKEFILMHEPFGIDKLAREYNYVLYGHLHRIDLRETEKGYIINPGELCGCLTNRRTLVILDTKKNEVSLRVV
- the leuB gene encoding 3-isopropylmalate dehydrogenase, whose product is MAKFKIAVAEGDGIGPEVVAEGLKVLDEVGSRFGHEFEYEKVYIGGCAVDKFEDPLPDSEVEKILKCDALFFGAVGGPKWDNLPREKRPETGMLKIRKTLNAFANLRPAKVFDELVDASTLKPEVIKGIDILVVRELTGGIYFGQPKGIVEENGVKKGINTMIYTEPEIERIVRLAFELARQRRKKLTSVDKANVLDVSQLWRDVVEKVAKDYPDVEYNHLLVDNAAMQLVRDPKQFDVIVTGNIFGDILSDEASMLTGSIGMLPSASIGGEVGMFEPIHGSAPDIAGLGIANPIAQIESAAMMLKYGFKLDKEAEAIEKAVDMILKMGYRTPDIYSEGTRKVNTQQMGDLIAKAVGEVEI
- a CDS encoding 3-isopropylmalate dehydratase small subunit, giving the protein MRIKGRVWVYPDNVDTDVIIPARYLNTSDPKELAKHCMEDIDENFAEQVKEGDIIVAGYNFGSGSSREHAPIAIKASGVACVIAKSFSRIFYRNAFNIGLPILESDVSDELEKGDEIEVDTQKGEIVVLKNGKIFKSSVIPEFMQQLIESGGLFGYAKKLLNV
- the leuC gene encoding 3-isopropylmalate dehydratase large subunit, encoding MAGMTISQKILAKKSNRDFLKAGEIVLADVDLAFANDITAPIAIDFVKRLGVDVFDKNKVALIPDHFTPNKDINSANQCKIMRDFVREKDLPLYWETGEVGIEHALLPEQGYIKPGMLVVGADSHTCTHGALGAFATGMGSTDVGFAFATGKSWFRVPESIKFIYKGKRNKWVYGKDLILYTIGKIGVAGALYKSMEFTGDAIKELSMEDRLTMCNMAVEAGAKNGIIEPDDITIEYLKERDIDRSEYEILKSDDDAEYSDIIEIDVSNIEPQVAFPHLPSNTKGISEIKEDIKIDQAFIGSCTNGRISDLREAAKVLKGNKVAKYVRLIIIPATVEVYKQALKEGLFDIFLEAGAVISTPTCGPCLGGYMGILADGEVCISTSNRNFVGRMGSKKAYVYLSSPAVAAASAVAGKIIHPDEVIK
- a CDS encoding methyl-accepting chemotaxis protein; the protein is MRDLREELEERRRYLEQNIEIIRDILNRVAEGDVSDTIEIPEDNQLKDLEGPINSIIENLRVVVKGIKDSAEVANDISYKTAEGVQQVADWNENVFQKSQSELVELAKQLGEATKNIEGIVGLIRDIADQTNLLALNAAIEAARAGEAGRGFAVVADEVRSLAEKSQKATGDIADAIKAIEKSSTDMIEKIQFNSDESKKLVEAVASLKDNVEALNDHIKELVDSVSIFNV
- a CDS encoding DUF2914 domain-containing protein, which gives rise to MLRKVFKFIILMFFATVIMGSFKTYSMSVGNIICGTGVKNRKVVNPSDEFRGAKRIWCLVELKNVKNSTYIVMRWVLNDRHFDIKLPVKPYNRFRTWSYKTIYPSMKGVWKLEIFDKNNKLLKEKVFVVK
- the moaC gene encoding cyclic pyranopterin monophosphate synthase MoaC, with the protein product MEFTHFNEQKRAKMVDVSAKDYTLRIAKAYGEVKLSKEAYSAVKEGKVKKGDVLAVAQVGGIMGAKQTPYLIPMCHPLNLEGVDINFEMDDENCTIKIFSEVKITHKTGVEMEAMTAVSIAALTIYDMCKAIDRAIEIKNIRLIYKEGGKSGKFERL
- the moaA gene encoding GTP 3',8-cyclase MoaA, with translation MAELIDKFGRKINYLRISVTDRCNFRCIYCMPKEGIEWKPMSEILSYEEIALFVKVAAGLGIRKIKLTGGEPLVRKGVENLIEMLKSIDGIEEISLTTNGSLLKKYAKSLKEAGLDRITVSLDTLKAERFKFITRMGDLRDVLDGFEAIEDAGFKDTKINTVVMKGVNDDEILDLVEFALKVKCDIRFIEFMPTDIVKDWRRYFISISEIKRIIKDKYELEHSDKKTNGPSDYFKIDGGFVGFITPLSSAFCSVCNRIRLTSDGFILPCLGHPDRVGVREALKEENEIKISKLIKYAVEIKPKEHALLKEGIHSSMAAVGG
- the thiE gene encoding thiamine phosphate synthase, yielding MDLPKGFYGIVDDRFGCIESAKKLIEFGVKIIQYRCKGKSDREMFYEAKKIREMTKSEGVVFIVDDRVDLALTVEADGVHLGDKDLPVCEVRRIVPEGFIIGLSAHSIEDVENADCCDYIGVGPVFETTTKKNPHPTLGIDLAKKMVEISRYPAFLIGGISLENIHLIKDIKAYGFVSVRDVLANDKEHFERMLKIWQN
- a CDS encoding D-glycero-alpha-D-manno-heptose-1,7-bisphosphate 7-phosphatase, whose product is MNKAVFLDRDGTIIEDVNYLSRIEDIKLIKGVKEALKLLKDDGYLLVVVSNQSGIGRGYFTKEFVDKANAVLNEMLDGLIDAFYYCPHKPEDNCSCRKPKTALVDEAVERFEIDRSKSFVIGDKESDIELGINANITPILVLTGYGKKYKDSTKAKLIFDDILGAAKWICQKGFME
- a CDS encoding Rpn family recombination-promoting nuclease/putative transposase codes for the protein MKHPKLTQPHDTFFKKLFSNEKNVRDFLLSFLPEKLKQSLDLNSIKVIDTEKISKKYKRHHIDLIVECKTREEDKKAQIYILFEHKSYPDKFTLIQILSYMMTIWEKNIENKEELTPIIPFIFYHGKRKFDLAENFSDYFSVKDKNIKEYLLNFKSIIFDTNRIDDKTLTEKIDNLNLLAALLSFKHIFDDIEELKPIFKTLISFGENGLLLFLEYIVISRSVDEEKLKEALKEIGGDKVPTLAQKWFEEGLEEGKYIGWQEGEVEGLKKGLLEAIKIGLQLKFGNNSLTLFESVKAIKDIEKLKLIKDAIIDAKSVDEIEKLLPKD